From Rhizobium favelukesii, the proteins below share one genomic window:
- a CDS encoding DNA-3-methyladenine glycosylase family protein, whose amino-acid sequence MLSSATDSIGSRGSVLIIRSDDDVREGLGNLLRLDPRLAAIAAEAGPLPLRLREPGFEGLAHVIVSQMVSRASAEAIWRRMRPVEGVLTADNYVLLHPDAWREFGLSRAKAQTLSRIADAVASGRLDLLALSALPPNEGLAKLTALKGIGPWTAEVYLMFCGGHADVFPSGDVALQNAVAAAFGLDARPAARELASLARAWSPWRSVAARLFWAYYAIKLGRGMLPID is encoded by the coding sequence ATGCTTTCTTCTGCCACGGATTCGATAGGATCGCGAGGAAGCGTGTTGATCATTCGCAGCGATGATGATGTGAGGGAGGGGCTGGGGAACCTGCTTCGCCTTGATCCGCGGCTTGCAGCCATTGCGGCCGAGGCCGGCCCCCTCCCTTTGCGGTTGCGCGAACCGGGTTTCGAGGGTCTCGCGCACGTCATCGTCTCGCAAATGGTGTCGCGAGCCAGCGCCGAAGCGATCTGGAGACGGATGCGACCGGTCGAAGGCGTGCTGACGGCGGACAACTACGTGCTCCTCCATCCCGACGCGTGGCGGGAGTTCGGCCTCTCGCGCGCCAAGGCGCAAACGCTGTCGCGCATTGCCGACGCGGTTGCTTCTGGGCGCCTCGATCTCCTTGCGCTCTCTGCTTTGCCGCCCAACGAAGGGCTGGCTAAGCTTACGGCTCTCAAGGGAATAGGTCCCTGGACCGCCGAGGTCTACTTGATGTTTTGCGGCGGCCACGCGGACGTCTTTCCTTCCGGTGACGTCGCCCTGCAGAACGCGGTGGCTGCGGCATTCGGTCTCGACGCCCGCCCGGCTGCCCGCGAGCTTGCGTCGTTGGCCCGTGCGTGGTCGCCATGGCGGTCGGTCGCGGCAAGGCTTTTCTGGGCCTACTATGCCATCAAGCTCGGTCGCGGCATGTTGCCGATCGACTGA
- a CDS encoding HNH endonuclease yields the protein MTIAVSPQALPALVLNADYRPLSYYPLSLWSWQDAIKAVFLDRVNIIAEYEHSVSSPSFSMRLPSVVCLKTYVQPSRNPAFTRFNVFLRDKFECQYCGEHDDLTFDHVIPRAHGGETTWQNVVAACSPCNLRKGSKLPKQAGMFPHQKPYQPTVQDLHNNGRLFPPNYLHDSWLDYLYWDSELQP from the coding sequence TTGACGATTGCAGTTTCCCCACAGGCCCTGCCGGCGCTCGTCCTGAACGCTGACTACAGGCCCCTGAGTTATTACCCCTTGTCGCTTTGGTCCTGGCAGGACGCGATCAAGGCGGTGTTTCTCGACCGTGTGAATATCATTGCAGAATACGAACATTCGGTGTCTTCGCCGAGCTTTTCGATGCGGCTTCCGAGCGTCGTCTGCCTCAAGACCTATGTTCAACCTTCCCGCAATCCGGCCTTTACCCGTTTCAACGTGTTTCTGCGCGACAAGTTCGAATGCCAGTATTGCGGCGAGCACGACGACCTGACCTTCGACCATGTCATTCCGCGCGCTCATGGCGGCGAGACTACATGGCAGAACGTCGTTGCGGCCTGCTCTCCCTGCAATCTGAGAAAAGGCAGCAAGCTGCCGAAACAGGCTGGCATGTTCCCGCATCAGAAGCCGTACCAGCCCACGGTGCAGGACCTGCACAATAACGGCCGGCTTTTCCCGCCGAACTATCTGCACGACAGCTGGCTCGACTATCTTTACTGGGATAGCGAACTGCAGCCCTGA
- a CDS encoding disulfide bond formation protein B, translating to MPASFSLVRPVVGYSMVLALGMAVVVGAALGFQYLGGYIPCALCLLQRQPYYYGIPIAILGAIASAVGLPSWIGRAFLLAAGILMIVGAGMGVYHAGVEWQFWQGPATCSTTAGSMTQNAGDLLGELNSIKGPSCTDAALRILGLSFAGWNVIASLILAAFAFIGVRKTA from the coding sequence TGCTTCGTTTTCCCTTGTTCGCCCGGTCGTCGGCTACTCGATGGTGCTCGCACTTGGCATGGCGGTGGTGGTCGGCGCCGCGCTCGGCTTTCAATATCTTGGTGGGTACATCCCCTGTGCGCTCTGCCTGCTGCAGCGCCAGCCCTATTACTACGGGATTCCGATCGCGATCCTTGGCGCGATCGCTTCGGCAGTCGGTCTTCCCAGCTGGATCGGCCGCGCATTCTTGCTCGCCGCCGGCATCCTGATGATCGTCGGCGCTGGTATGGGTGTCTACCACGCCGGTGTCGAGTGGCAGTTCTGGCAAGGGCCGGCAACCTGCTCCACGACGGCAGGCAGCATGACGCAGAACGCCGGCGACCTATTGGGCGAGCTGAATAGCATCAAGGGTCCGTCCTGCACCGACGCCGCGCTGCGCATCCTCGGCCTGTCCTTCGCGGGCTGGAACGTGATCGCAAGCCTCATCCTAGCGGCCTTCGCCTTCATCGGCGTCCGCAAAACGGCCTGA